In Kiritimatiellales bacterium, a genomic segment contains:
- the trpB gene encoding tryptophan synthase subunit beta encodes MKPTQPDRLGHFGQYGGIFVPETLIEPLRELTEVYKAAQKDPAFKKELEFYLRGYVGRPSPLWFARRMTEALGPKIYLKREDLNHTGAHKINNVIGQTLLARRLGKTRLIAETGAGQHGVATATAAALFGMRCTVYMGKVDMERQALNVFRMQSLGTEVIAVTAGQQTLKEAINDAMRDWVSNLPDSHYVLGTVFGPHPYPLIVRNFQSVIGKEARRQILTAEGRLPDAIVACVGGGSNAIGIFHPFIKDQAVRLIGVEAGGLGIIPGKHAARFAGGSIGILQGSKSYVLQDDEGQILPTHSVSAGLDYASVGPEHALLNDIKRAEYTYVEDVDAINGFDRLTQWEGILPALESAHAVAWVIQNAGQFTKDNIIVINISGRGDKDVQQIADWKKSNRE; translated from the coding sequence ATGAAACCGACACAACCGGACAGGCTTGGACACTTTGGACAGTACGGAGGAATCTTCGTTCCTGAAACGCTCATTGAACCGCTGCGTGAGCTCACTGAAGTTTATAAAGCGGCACAAAAAGATCCGGCATTTAAAAAAGAACTCGAATTCTATCTGCGCGGATACGTCGGGCGTCCGTCGCCGCTCTGGTTCGCCAGGCGAATGACGGAAGCGCTCGGCCCCAAAATTTATTTGAAACGCGAAGATCTCAATCACACCGGCGCACACAAAATTAATAATGTTATCGGACAAACACTGCTCGCGCGGCGGCTCGGTAAAACACGGCTGATCGCAGAAACCGGCGCCGGACAGCACGGCGTCGCCACTGCCACCGCCGCCGCACTGTTCGGGATGCGGTGCACCGTTTATATGGGCAAAGTCGACATGGAACGGCAGGCACTTAACGTATTCCGCATGCAAAGCCTCGGCACGGAAGTGATTGCCGTTACCGCCGGACAGCAGACCTTGAAAGAAGCTATCAATGATGCGATGCGCGACTGGGTCAGCAATCTGCCGGACTCGCATTATGTTCTTGGCACGGTGTTCGGACCGCATCCGTATCCGCTTATTGTACGCAATTTTCAAAGCGTTATCGGCAAAGAAGCGCGCCGGCAGATTTTAACAGCAGAAGGGCGGCTGCCGGATGCCATCGTTGCATGTGTTGGCGGCGGTAGTAACGCCATTGGAATTTTTCATCCCTTCATCAAAGATCAAGCTGTGCGCCTGATCGGCGTGGAAGCCGGCGGACTCGGAATTATACCGGGCAAACACGCCGCGCGCTTCGCCGGCGGCAGCATCGGCATACTGCAAGGTTCAAAAAGTTATGTACTGCAGGACGATGAGGGACAGATTCTGCCGACGCACTCCGTCAGCGCCGGGCTCGATTATGCATCTGTCGGTCCTGAACACGCGCTGCTGAACGATATAAAACGTGCTGAATACACATACGTCGAAGATGTCGACGCCATTAACGGCTTTGACCGGCTCACGCAGTGGGAAGGAATCTTGCCGGCGCTTGAAAGTGCGCACGCTGTCGCGTGGGTCATTCAAAACGCCGGGCAATTTACCAAAGATAACATCATCGTTATCAATATTTCCGGTCGCGGCGACAAAGACGTTCAGCAAATCGCCGATTGGAAAAAAAGCAACCGCGAGTAA
- a CDS encoding MFS transporter: MSHHTTAPVDRVPFFRKTGYGCGMLGYALLIQAYMQFTYPVFNDTLGLSPVAISWIFLISRLWDAITDPIMGHISDNTRSKWGRRRPWLALSAPLCALGFLAVWWFPAGQSSTFYFWWLLVSSLFFYLTFTILSVPYSALGMELSPDYHERTSVISIRSVLEQVGVIAVSSLYVLTSMSCFADRADGMRWNSLWIAALIFIMILITAIFSREHPSVHVALDHQDARKDRGKIPVLTSIKETLSCWPFLNLGLITVVSYLGVVTVGSLGYYVTIYHLFDGDKSTVSGQLMTLVGYIMPFATMLAIPVMDRLSKKTGKKTALIVAFSFCVVGAFLRWWFYTPANPYLSIIPTVLFGIGCAAGYMFINAMIPEAVDADELKTGERREGMFSAMYGWVYKFGGALAMWLSGYVLQWTGFDATLETQSSKTVYWLHFSFTWVAGVSLLLTVLLALTYPITEKKAYETRQKLIELRKARNNA; encoded by the coding sequence ATGAGTCATCACACAACAGCGCCGGTAGACAGAGTTCCGTTTTTCAGAAAAACGGGTTACGGCTGCGGCATGCTCGGCTATGCATTGCTGATTCAGGCATACATGCAGTTCACTTATCCGGTATTTAACGACACGCTCGGTTTGAGTCCGGTTGCCATCAGCTGGATTTTTCTGATTAGCAGGTTGTGGGATGCCATCACCGATCCGATCATGGGACATATTTCCGACAACACCCGTTCAAAATGGGGACGCCGGCGCCCGTGGCTGGCACTCAGCGCACCGCTGTGCGCCCTTGGATTTCTCGCCGTCTGGTGGTTTCCGGCTGGACAGAGCAGCACATTTTATTTTTGGTGGCTGCTGGTTTCGTCACTGTTTTTCTATCTGACATTCACAATTTTATCGGTGCCGTATTCCGCGCTCGGCATGGAACTGTCGCCGGATTATCACGAACGCACGAGCGTCATTTCAATTCGTTCCGTACTCGAACAGGTCGGTGTGATCGCAGTGTCGAGTCTGTATGTTCTCACCAGCATGAGCTGTTTTGCCGACCGCGCCGACGGCATGCGCTGGAACAGTCTTTGGATTGCGGCGCTGATTTTTATTATGATTTTAATCACCGCGATTTTTTCGCGTGAGCACCCGTCAGTGCACGTTGCACTGGATCATCAGGACGCGCGCAAGGATCGCGGAAAAATCCCGGTATTGACCAGTATAAAAGAAACATTGTCGTGCTGGCCGTTTTTAAATCTCGGGTTGATTACTGTCGTTAGCTATCTCGGCGTCGTCACCGTCGGATCGCTCGGTTATTATGTGACGATCTATCATCTGTTCGACGGTGATAAAAGCACTGTCTCCGGACAGCTGATGACACTCGTCGGTTACATCATGCCGTTTGCAACCATGCTCGCCATTCCGGTGATGGACCGGCTGTCGAAAAAAACCGGCAAGAAAACCGCGCTCATCGTGGCGTTTTCATTCTGTGTTGTCGGCGCATTTCTGCGCTGGTGGTTTTACACGCCGGCCAATCCATATCTTTCAATTATTCCAACCGTGCTGTTCGGTATCGGCTGTGCCGCCGGTTATATGTTCATTAACGCAATGATTCCCGAAGCGGTGGATGCCGATGAATTAAAAACCGGCGAGCGCCGCGAAGGCATGTTCAGTGCAATGTACGGCTGGGTGTATAAATTCGGTGGTGCGCTGGCCATGTGGCTCTCCGGTTATGTATTGCAGTGGACCGGCTTTGATGCCACGCTCGAAACGCAGTCGTCGAAAACTGTCTACTGGCTCCATTTCAGCTTCACCTGGGTCGCCGGAGTTTCATTGCTGCTGACGGTGCTGCTGGCGCTGACCTATCCGATCACTGAAAAGAAAGCCTATGAAACCCGCCAAAAACTTATTGAACTGCGGAAAGCCAGAAACAATGCGTAA
- a CDS encoding phosphoribosylanthranilate isomerase: MSVFIKICGICSRKDLEQICALEPDAVGFVFYPDSKRYVRPEQVAGWFGNVPEKIRRVGVFVEPAAEEAEEIARICHLDVIQIHMRSNDWKLDRPLFEGLEVWLAPRIGAAPGKEVLRAVSPAPEILLVDSFDPEKIGGTGKPVDFETALAARKQFNIPVMLAGGLTPGNVCDAIEVVQPWGVDVSSGVEIEPGVKDIRAVKQFIWNVRK, from the coding sequence ATGAGTGTTTTTATTAAAATCTGCGGAATCTGCTCCCGAAAAGACCTGGAGCAGATCTGTGCTTTAGAGCCGGATGCTGTCGGCTTCGTCTTCTATCCGGATTCCAAACGTTATGTTCGTCCTGAGCAGGTCGCCGGCTGGTTCGGCAATGTGCCGGAAAAAATCCGGCGCGTCGGCGTTTTCGTTGAGCCGGCCGCCGAAGAAGCGGAAGAAATCGCACGCATCTGCCATCTGGATGTCATTCAGATTCATATGCGCTCGAACGACTGGAAACTCGACCGTCCATTGTTTGAAGGGCTTGAGGTCTGGCTCGCGCCGCGCATCGGGGCAGCCCCCGGTAAAGAGGTTTTGCGCGCTGTTTCACCGGCGCCGGAGATTCTGTTGGTTGATTCATTCGATCCGGAAAAAATCGGCGGCACCGGAAAACCTGTCGACTTCGAGACCGCACTCGCCGCCCGGAAACAGTTTAATATACCGGTTATGCTTGCCGGAGGGTTGACTCCCGGAAATGTGTGCGATGCCATTGAGGTTGTGCAACCCTGGGGCGTGGATGTGAGTTCGGGCGTTGAAATTGAACCCGGCGTGAAAGATATACGCGCCGTAAAACAGTTTATCTGGAATGTCAGAAAATGA
- a CDS encoding metal-sensitive transcriptional regulator yields the protein MSPGPVCRSDAEKKKIISRLRRIEGQTRGLQKMIEEDRECIDVLRQISSVSGALHGVWVNVLNDHLKGCIREALVDKNDKLVDDLIEHLKKVK from the coding sequence ATGAGTCCGGGACCGGTTTGTCGGAGTGATGCGGAGAAGAAAAAAATTATCAGCCGTTTGCGGCGTATTGAAGGCCAGACGCGCGGCTTGCAGAAGATGATCGAAGAGGATCGTGAATGCATTGATGTGCTCCGGCAGATTTCGTCCGTTTCCGGTGCGCTGCACGGCGTCTGGGTGAATGTGCTGAACGATCATCTAAAAGGCTGTATCCGCGAAGCGCTGGTGGATAAAAATGACAAGCTTGTTGACGATCTGATTGAGCATCTGAAAAAGGTAAAATAA
- the tgt gene encoding tRNA guanosine(34) transglycosylase Tgt, translating to MQFRYQKLTQDGAARRGKLFTAHGEVDTPAFMPVGTAATVKGMLPEQVAETGAQILLGNTYHLMLRPGAERVTRLGGLHRFMNWDKPILTDSGGFQVMSLAKLRKITEEGVTFQSHIDGSRHELTPERSVKIQHLLNSNITMAFDECTPFPADETTAAESMRLSMRWARRSRAAFLPREGYGIFGIVQGSVYSELRQESAAALKEIGFDGYAIGGLAVGEGQDLMFEMLEKTIPHLPEDRPRYLMGVGKPPDLVGAVLRGVDMFDCVLPTRSGRTAQAFTRRGTVNMMNARHADDPRPIDPDCHCYTCRKTSRAYIYHLLKCQEMLGPMLLTRHNLHYYQELMAGLRTAIEQNRLTVFAAEFTAQYNSGDIEVY from the coding sequence GTGCAATTCAGATATCAAAAACTGACACAGGACGGCGCAGCAAGGCGCGGAAAATTGTTTACAGCGCACGGCGAGGTTGATACGCCGGCATTTATGCCCGTCGGGACTGCCGCCACTGTAAAAGGTATGCTGCCGGAGCAGGTCGCCGAAACCGGCGCGCAGATTCTGTTAGGCAACACCTATCATCTTATGCTGCGTCCCGGTGCCGAACGCGTTACGCGGCTCGGCGGACTGCACCGCTTCATGAATTGGGATAAACCCATTCTCACTGACTCCGGCGGTTTTCAAGTTATGTCGCTGGCAAAGCTACGCAAAATCACGGAAGAGGGCGTAACATTTCAGTCACACATCGACGGCAGCCGGCACGAACTCACGCCGGAGCGTTCCGTCAAAATTCAGCATCTGCTCAACTCAAACATCACCATGGCATTTGATGAATGTACACCGTTTCCGGCAGATGAAACAACGGCGGCGGAATCTATGCGCCTTTCTATGCGCTGGGCCAGACGCTCACGCGCCGCATTTCTGCCGCGCGAGGGGTACGGGATTTTCGGCATTGTACAGGGCAGCGTCTATTCCGAACTCCGGCAGGAATCCGCCGCTGCATTAAAAGAGATCGGTTTCGACGGGTATGCAATCGGCGGACTCGCCGTCGGCGAAGGGCAGGACCTCATGTTTGAAATGCTCGAAAAAACGATACCGCATCTGCCGGAAGACCGCCCGCGTTATCTGATGGGTGTCGGCAAACCGCCGGATCTTGTCGGCGCCGTACTGCGCGGCGTGGATATGTTCGACTGTGTACTGCCGACGCGTTCGGGACGCACTGCGCAAGCCTTTACGCGCCGCGGTACTGTCAACATGATGAACGCGCGGCATGCCGACGATCCGCGTCCGATTGATCCTGACTGCCACTGCTATACCTGCCGGAAAACCAGCCGCGCTTACATTTACCATCTGCTCAAATGTCAGGAAATGCTTGGGCCTATGCTGTTAACACGCCACAACCTGCATTATTATCAGGAACTCATGGCCGGTCTGCGCACCGCGATTGAGCAAAACCGGTTAACTGTTTTTGCCGCCGAATTTACGGCGCAATACAATTCCGGCGACATTGAGGTGTATTGA
- the queA gene encoding tRNA preQ1(34) S-adenosylmethionine ribosyltransferase-isomerase QueA: MNVDLFDFELSRELIADRPADPRDSARLLDLTGTGFSDRIVHNLPELLQPGDLLIGNNTKVIPARLDGRRGAVCIEATLHMRAADDEWFAFAKPGKRLKEGQRIEFAGDFSAEVTGKCADGSIRLKFNAGGAEFFRQLETYGRMPLPPYIRRKKNDAQTAADRKNYQTVFAEHEGAVAAPTAGLHFTPELFAALNARGIQFETVTLHVGAGTFLPVKADDTDDHKMHAEWGTVSPAVVEKIHAARAAGGRIVAIGTTSLRLLESATPAQKKIQPFTGETDIFITPGYQFKIVDLLLTNFHLPRSTLFMLVAAFAGLDRIHAAYEHAKQTGYRFYSYGDACLLKLQT, from the coding sequence ATGAACGTTGATCTGTTTGATTTTGAACTGTCCCGCGAGCTGATTGCCGATCGCCCGGCGGATCCGCGTGATTCCGCGCGCCTGCTCGACTTAACCGGTACCGGTTTTTCTGATCGTATCGTACACAACCTGCCGGAACTGCTGCAGCCCGGCGATCTGCTCATCGGCAACAATACCAAAGTCATTCCGGCGCGGCTCGACGGGCGGCGCGGTGCTGTTTGTATTGAAGCGACGCTTCATATGCGTGCGGCAGACGACGAATGGTTTGCTTTTGCAAAACCGGGTAAGCGCTTAAAAGAAGGACAGCGTATCGAGTTCGCCGGTGATTTTTCGGCAGAAGTGACCGGAAAATGTGCAGACGGTTCAATCCGGCTGAAATTCAATGCCGGCGGCGCAGAATTTTTCCGGCAGCTTGAAACATACGGACGCATGCCGCTGCCGCCGTATATCCGCCGCAAAAAAAATGATGCGCAAACGGCTGCCGACCGCAAAAATTATCAGACGGTTTTCGCAGAACACGAAGGTGCGGTTGCTGCGCCGACCGCCGGCCTGCATTTTACGCCGGAATTGTTTGCTGCGCTGAACGCACGCGGCATTCAATTTGAAACCGTCACACTGCACGTCGGCGCCGGCACATTTCTGCCAGTGAAAGCGGATGACACAGACGACCATAAAATGCATGCGGAGTGGGGAACAGTTTCACCGGCGGTGGTTGAAAAAATTCATGCTGCACGCGCTGCCGGCGGGCGGATCGTCGCTATCGGAACCACTTCACTGCGGCTGCTTGAAAGTGCTACACCGGCGCAAAAAAAAATCCAGCCGTTCACCGGCGAAACTGATATTTTTATCACACCGGGATATCAGTTTAAAATTGTTGATCTGCTGCTGACCAACTTTCATCTGCCGCGTTCAACGCTCTTTATGCTCGTTGCTGCGTTTGCAGGGCTCGACCGTATACACGCCGCTTACGAACATGCCAAACAAACCGGCTACCGGTTTTACTCATACGGCGATGCCTGCCTGTTAAAGTTGCAAACCTGA
- a CDS encoding right-handed parallel beta-helix repeat-containing protein — protein MRKLIFNIFCIALISTAPAETAFNLPQFIAGELAAGKKEIVIPPGRYTVTPVRKQHLLFANLSDVTVIAAGVEMVCTETTRAITVQNCTNVTIRGMTIDYDPLPFTQGKITAISADKLTYDIELFDGFPPVEKIVAVKYEMFEADGTTYRCDEYAPFRIEPLGGKKLRLIKSRDKKAGEQVGDIILLDTEDTLGGRNPHAVYTENSKNIRFEKMILYASNCFGFLEVGCDRTVYQDCVIDRRAPESDPVQRGHFRVRSLNADGYHSKAAIHGPQILNCTAHFQGDDAINITGSYHFIAGTERGELIVLAHRSMDIQAGDCVEVIDFNGRPLPDAKVVSIRLTDAALPEEVKLTQSLSLVGMLLRQRYIVKLDQQFPVNPGAIICSRERVGDQFKVIGCHFTRNRSRGILVKASYGEIRDTTIEHCGMAAFLIAPSYEWLEGGFVRNLTVQNCTVNQSRRAAVEIHGLGEFPGHKKLLFSGNTFNTANLPALSIECVEDARFENNTLNGRLLTNRLPEVQVKFSKNITFR, from the coding sequence ATGCGTAAACTGATTTTTAATATTTTTTGCATTGCGCTGATCTCCACCGCGCCGGCGGAAACAGCGTTTAATCTGCCGCAATTCATCGCCGGTGAACTCGCCGCCGGAAAAAAAGAAATCGTCATTCCGCCGGGACGTTACACCGTAACGCCGGTGCGCAAACAGCATCTGCTGTTTGCAAATCTGTCCGATGTCACCGTCATCGCCGCCGGCGTTGAAATGGTCTGCACCGAAACCACGCGCGCGATCACCGTGCAGAACTGCACCAACGTCACCATTCGCGGCATGACGATTGATTACGACCCGCTGCCATTTACGCAGGGGAAAATCACCGCGATTTCCGCCGATAAACTGACGTATGATATTGAGCTGTTCGACGGATTTCCGCCGGTGGAAAAAATTGTTGCTGTAAAATATGAAATGTTTGAAGCGGACGGAACAACGTACCGCTGCGATGAATACGCGCCGTTCCGCATTGAACCGCTCGGCGGCAAAAAACTGCGACTCATAAAATCGCGCGACAAAAAAGCCGGCGAGCAGGTTGGCGACATTATTCTGCTCGACACCGAAGACACACTCGGCGGGCGCAATCCGCACGCAGTTTACACCGAAAATTCCAAAAACATTCGCTTCGAAAAAATGATACTGTACGCCTCCAACTGCTTCGGTTTCCTGGAAGTCGGCTGCGACCGTACGGTTTATCAAGATTGCGTGATCGACCGGCGCGCGCCGGAATCCGATCCAGTGCAGCGCGGACATTTTCGTGTGCGTTCGCTGAATGCCGACGGCTATCACAGTAAAGCCGCAATTCACGGCCCGCAGATTTTAAATTGTACTGCGCATTTTCAGGGTGACGATGCAATTAATATTACCGGTTCCTATCATTTCATTGCCGGCACTGAACGCGGCGAACTGATTGTACTTGCGCACCGCTCAATGGATATTCAAGCCGGCGACTGTGTGGAAGTGATTGATTTCAACGGCAGACCACTGCCCGATGCAAAAGTTGTTTCAATTCGCCTTACCGACGCGGCACTGCCGGAAGAAGTTAAATTGACGCAAAGCCTGTCGCTTGTCGGAATGCTGTTACGACAGCGTTATATTGTTAAACTTGATCAGCAGTTTCCAGTTAATCCGGGTGCGATCATCTGTTCGCGCGAACGCGTTGGCGACCAGTTTAAAGTGATCGGCTGCCATTTTACGCGTAACCGTTCGCGCGGAATTCTGGTAAAAGCGTCCTACGGTGAAATTCGCGATACAACCATTGAACACTGCGGCATGGCGGCGTTTTTAATTGCACCGAGTTATGAGTGGCTCGAAGGCGGATTCGTCCGGAATTTGACGGTACAGAACTGCACAGTGAATCAAAGCCGCCGCGCGGCGGTGGAAATTCACGGGCTTGGTGAATTTCCGGGACACAAAAAACTGCTTTTTTCTGGTAATACATTTAACACCGCGAACCTTCCGGCGCTTTCTATTGAGTGCGTTGAAGATGCGCGCTTCGAAAACAATACGCTGAACGGTCGGCTATTGACAAACCGTCTGCCGGAAGTGCAGGTCAAATTTTCAAAAAACATCACTTTCCGTTAA
- a CDS encoding PQQ-binding-like beta-propeller repeat protein, with product MKATRRNCLKAGIAAAGVLSAGRAFGQSAGAVTITGTVRNDNNQPMSGVIVSDSISTVLTDASGNYQLITDRDKTRFVHVVPPRGTRGAVKYSTVFPYEPIPKTGITAVLDFELRPWAAADKTEFTVAHFTDIHLTNSTVNAFKQVLADIAGAPVRPDFVLDTGDCFVNNPWTMAPVYAEALQQLGDVPYFSTIGNHDIPGDSDAGTPVQGYDNYPQGGYECHLGPSQYAFHFGGFLFIITPYLNQAGSRYNTAYVKTWFSNLLPLINTGTKLVLCTHAPVRPWLINEAQQFGHTVEASFTGHLHSRQIYYIDETVNINSPRILHGGDDGSPNALAWITARAGKIENVEYRLSAVKKSAGIISPENGAQYRTGTLQFTAGIYDAFDPPAQVRGRIDSGAWFPLTHQGGWIWTAPDILPAKGTHTAEIEVEWTSGSPATTVISSFQIAGNAPEIPAVQSAGAWPQFQSNAQHTGAGDLSIAGDFRLAWSAPLNRCVNIASPVVGAGMLFMTVDADGRTGESGVIALNAATGEILWHYKTRSAVKCSAAVKGGTVYISTLLGSLIAVNALTGVKIWEYDFGINGTDRTVWNFAAPAVADDVIYAGPGDRFTALNRHTGTKIWETSVAVGGMPSYMHPAVGSDLVYLSIPYNYGLVAFDRNSGEKIWENKQSRTSGAPVVDGISLYYPYERNLACLNAVTGETQWTKALSSSGALWGFSSPAVSAGKLVAGTPDGKILCLDKNSGETLWTFSGTGTTPVSIGGRGKGAIMSSPVVAGETVYFGAPSGRFCALDFSTGAEQWSYDVRTPITSSVAVSGNAVFVAGIDGTVHAFAAPVPSGFMFSLIGA from the coding sequence ATGAAAGCAACGCGCAGAAATTGTCTGAAAGCAGGTATTGCCGCTGCCGGTGTACTGTCGGCTGGTCGTGCCTTCGGACAGTCCGCCGGTGCTGTGACAATTACCGGCACTGTGCGCAATGATAATAATCAGCCGATGTCCGGTGTTATCGTTTCCGATTCAATCAGTACGGTTCTCACCGATGCTTCCGGCAATTATCAGTTGATCACCGATCGCGATAAAACACGGTTTGTGCATGTTGTTCCACCGCGCGGAACTCGCGGCGCCGTAAAATATTCCACTGTTTTTCCATACGAGCCGATTCCGAAAACCGGCATTACGGCGGTTTTGGATTTTGAATTGCGTCCATGGGCGGCGGCGGACAAGACCGAATTCACAGTCGCGCATTTCACTGATATTCATCTGACAAACAGTACCGTGAATGCATTTAAACAGGTGCTGGCAGATATTGCCGGTGCGCCGGTACGGCCGGATTTTGTTCTCGATACCGGCGACTGCTTTGTCAACAATCCGTGGACGATGGCGCCGGTTTATGCCGAAGCGCTGCAACAGCTCGGTGATGTTCCATATTTCAGCACGATCGGCAATCACGACATTCCCGGCGACAGCGATGCCGGTACGCCGGTGCAGGGATACGATAATTATCCGCAGGGCGGCTATGAATGTCATCTCGGCCCATCGCAGTACGCATTCCATTTCGGCGGCTTTCTTTTTATTATCACACCGTACCTCAATCAAGCCGGCAGCCGTTACAACACAGCGTATGTAAAAACCTGGTTCAGCAATCTGCTGCCGCTCATCAATACAGGCACTAAACTTGTTTTGTGTACGCACGCACCGGTGCGCCCGTGGCTTATTAATGAAGCGCAACAGTTCGGACACACCGTTGAAGCATCGTTCACTGGACATTTGCATTCGCGCCAGATTTATTATATTGATGAGACGGTTAATATTAATTCACCGCGCATTCTGCACGGCGGCGATGACGGCTCGCCGAACGCGCTTGCGTGGATCACCGCGCGCGCCGGTAAAATTGAAAATGTCGAATACCGGCTCAGCGCCGTAAAAAAATCCGCTGGAATCATTTCGCCTGAAAACGGCGCGCAGTATCGCACCGGTACGTTGCAATTCACCGCCGGAATTTATGATGCGTTCGATCCGCCGGCGCAGGTGCGCGGACGGATTGATTCCGGTGCATGGTTCCCGTTAACGCATCAGGGCGGCTGGATTTGGACTGCACCTGATATTTTACCGGCAAAAGGAACACATACCGCAGAAATTGAAGTTGAATGGACTTCCGGTTCACCGGCAACGACTGTTATAAGTTCGTTTCAGATTGCCGGCAATGCGCCGGAAATTCCGGCGGTGCAATCCGCCGGCGCATGGCCGCAGTTTCAAAGTAATGCGCAGCATACCGGTGCCGGCGATCTTTCGATAGCGGGTGATTTTCGTTTGGCATGGAGTGCGCCGTTGAACCGGTGCGTAAATATTGCGTCGCCGGTGGTTGGAGCCGGCATGCTGTTTATGACGGTGGATGCGGACGGACGTACCGGCGAGTCCGGTGTGATCGCGCTGAACGCAGCGACCGGCGAAATTCTCTGGCATTATAAAACTCGCTCCGCCGTAAAATGCAGTGCTGCTGTAAAAGGCGGTACAGTTTATATTTCGACATTGCTGGGGTCGCTGATCGCTGTAAATGCATTGACCGGTGTAAAAATCTGGGAATACGATTTCGGGATTAACGGAACCGATCGTACCGTATGGAATTTTGCGGCGCCGGCGGTGGCAGACGATGTGATTTATGCCGGTCCCGGTGATAGATTTACAGCATTGAACCGGCATACCGGCACAAAAATCTGGGAGACCTCCGTTGCTGTCGGCGGCATGCCGAGTTATATGCATCCGGCAGTCGGCAGCGATTTGGTCTATCTTTCCATTCCGTACAATTATGGGCTTGTGGCATTTGATCGGAATTCCGGTGAAAAAATTTGGGAAAATAAACAGAGCCGCACGTCAGGTGCGCCGGTGGTTGACGGCATTTCGTTGTATTATCCCTACGAACGGAATCTCGCATGTTTGAATGCCGTTACCGGTGAAACGCAATGGACAAAAGCGCTCAGCAGTTCCGGCGCGCTGTGGGGATTTTCTTCGCCGGCGGTTTCCGCCGGAAAATTAGTTGCCGGCACACCGGACGGAAAAATTCTCTGTCTCGATAAAAACTCCGGCGAAACGCTGTGGACATTTTCCGGCACCGGAACAACGCCGGTTTCTATCGGCGGACGCGGGAAGGGCGCAATCATGAGTTCGCCGGTTGTCGCAGGCGAGACGGTTTATTTTGGCGCGCCGTCCGGACGGTTTTGTGCGCTCGATTTCAGCACCGGCGCCGAACAGTGGAGCTATGATGTAAGAACGCCGATTACGTCCTCAGTCGCAGTTTCCGGCAATGCAGTTTTTGTCGCCGGAATCGACGGAACCGTGCATGCGTTCGCCGCGCCGGTTCCATCCGGTTTCATGTTTTCATTAATCGGCGCGTAA
- a CDS encoding NAD(P)H-dependent oxidoreductase, protein MLSTFAIEKSAAVIVLTLVRKAAPLYGNPFILTEQEIQQMNILHVCANPKPVEQSTSKQLAARFFGKLLELSPDVELNNVDLYQDKPPYYSNDLFRRMWMPVDDPAYEPSRAEEAAANYTQKQTDELKKTDVLVLTMPMWNFSAPGVMKAWMDQILAPGFLFEITDEGNQPLHNIKTLILLVASGGIYKEGDRRDALSPQIETAFGFIGIHDIRVAWADGQRTHEAAARRELAFDAAEELAEELAEEIAEG, encoded by the coding sequence GTGTTGAGCACATTCGCGATCGAAAAATCGGCAGCTGTTATTGTATTAACGCTTGTGCGAAAGGCTGCACCGCTGTACGGTAATCCCTTCATTTTAACCGAACAGGAGATTCAACAGATGAATATTTTACATGTGTGCGCCAATCCAAAGCCGGTCGAGCAATCCACTTCTAAACAGCTTGCAGCGCGGTTTTTCGGCAAGCTGCTGGAACTCAGTCCCGATGTGGAACTGAATAATGTTGATCTTTATCAGGACAAACCGCCGTATTATTCAAACGATCTGTTCCGTCGCATGTGGATGCCGGTGGACGATCCCGCTTATGAACCGAGCCGCGCCGAAGAAGCCGCCGCCAATTACACCCAGAAACAGACCGACGAGCTGAAAAAAACGGACGTGCTCGTGCTGACGATGCCGATGTGGAACTTTTCCGCGCCGGGCGTGATGAAAGCCTGGATGGATCAGATCCTGGCGCCGGGGTTTCTCTTTGAAATTACTGACGAAGGCAATCAGCCGCTGCATAACATTAAAACGCTGATTCTGCTCGTCGCTTCCGGCGGCATATATAAAGAGGGCGACCGCCGTGACGCGCTGAGCCCGCAAATTGAAACCGCATTTGGGTTTATCGGCATTCACGATATCCGTGTTGCGTGGGCTGACGGACAGCGTACGCACGAAGCCGCCGCGCGCCGCGAGCTGGCTTTTGACGCCGCCGAAGAACTGGCGGAAGAACTCGCGGAAGAGATTGCAGAAGGATAA